TCATGGTTTACTCCCTTCTTATAAATCTTTTTCTTCAATAATTTAGATGATAATATAAGGCCTATAAGAATTATAATAGAAGTATAAAATGCAGGAGAGTTAATGTCTAGAGCTTTGTCACCAATGTTTGCAAATACTAGAACCCCTGGTATTATTCCAATAAGTGTTGCTAAGAAGAAATCCCTATATTTTATATCAAAGGCACCGGCACCGTAGCTTATTAAATCAAATGGGATTAGAGGAATTAATCTAAGTGTTAGAATTAAAATAAAGCCATTCTTATTTGTAGTAAATAATTCTTTATTCTTTAGAAGCTTAGCAATTAAATCTTTGAATAAAAATTTTGCTAAAAAATAAGCTAAGCTGCCTCCGCAAAGGGCTCCGATTATAGTATATATACTGCCCCAAAAGATACCAAAGGACATTCCGCCTGCTATGGCCAGAGCTGAATCTGGGAATAGGGTCAAAGGAACAAATGTAAACATTATAATATAAATTATTGGTGCGATATAACTATAGTCACCTAAGAATTCCCGTATGTTTTGAGGGGAAACATCATTAAATGTTCCTCGCTGTATGATAATAAAAAATGATACTACTAACAATATCGTCATAAAAATTTTTAACAATTTAACTTTCTTCATGAATATCCTCCATAAATCTTTTTAACCTATATCTATTAGACCATGCTTTTATAGTTCCATTTGGCTTTTTAAATATGAGATCTTTATAAAAAATTAAATCTAAAATATGAAAAGCATTCTTTGTATTTGAAAGAGCATCCCTGCATCCTGCACAATATGTTAAAACATTGCTTGTCTTAATTTTTGATGAATTAATATTTACATTTTCAGCAAACAATTCTCTGTTTATAGTATGAACACATCCTCCAAGTCCGCAGCATTTTGGATGATAAGATATTTCATCATTTTCTATTTTTATTCCTAGTTTGCCTGCAAGATTTCTAATGCTACGCATAATTGAATCTTCAGCACTGCAGGAATCCCAAATAAAAAATGTTTCGTTAATATTTAATTTTGGCATGTCAATTCCACTCAATAGTTCCCAAAGAGAAGTGACTTTTAAATTAGGTGAATTATTCTTTAGTGTCTTATAACAGGATTGGCATGCAGTAATTATGTGGTCTATTTTGCTTTGTTCTATTGAATTAATAAGCTCATTATACATACTTTTAAATTTTTCTTCTTCGCCTAATGACAATGATGGGTTTCCACAGCACTTAAGAATAATTGAAATTTCATTTAATTTACTCCTTAAAAACATGTAGATTTTCTCTACAAGTTCAGGACTATATGAAGACAAGCTGCAACCTGGCATAAAGGCTACATTACTATTTCCTTTTACAAGAGAAAAAATATTTGAGTTACCAAATTTCTGATGGTTATGAATAACAAAATGTTTAATATGTGGACTTCTTTTATAATTAGAAATATCCTTTTTTAATATCAAAAATAGTTCTCCAAAATTTATGCCAGCAGGGCAAACCTTTTGACAGGCATTACACCCAAAACAATAATAGGGTATTTTGTTGTTTATTTCTTCACTATTTAATAAATTAAACAAAAAAGATTTCGCATCAACGATATGTTTTTTTAGAAAAACACATTCATCGGTGCATTGATTACAACCTAAGCATTTGCAATAAAAATCGTTTATTACTTCTAATACCTTTGAATTAATTCTATGTTTCATCGATTACTACCTCACAAGACAATTTCAAGATAATTATATCTTAAAAAGAGCAATATTTTTGAAATGATAGATAAATTGAATAAATGTACTTTAATTAATTGATTATGCAAATAAAAAGTCAAGCAACAGACGCTTGACTTTTGTAATTAAAATAATTCTCTTGTAATGTTTTTTAAAAAATCGATTTGAAGATATTCATTGATTTTCTTATATGTATCTTCGTTTTTTATTTCTTTTTCAGGTTTATTATATTCAATATATGCATAGGCACACCACGATAAGGCTCTTAGTAGAAGATATGGGGAATAAATTTTTACCCTCTCTCTAATATTTTTATCCTTTCCTACGTAATTTTCATAATATTTGTAAAAACCTTCCTTTTCCTCTTCAGTTAGAATATAGTTAGACTTCCAAAGCGTTGTTGTTGGGGCTAAAAATTGCGTAATATCTTGACACGGATCGCTTAAAACAGGTTTTTCCCAATCTATCAAATAGAATTTTTCGCCTATTATGAAATTATGAGAGTTTACCTCAGTGTTATTAATTCTAAACCATTTGTTATCCAAAAAATAATTTTCTTTATAAGAATTTTTAATTAAAGTATTAATAAATTTATCAAAAAAATTTTTGAGTTCACTAGGGACTAAAGTAGAATCCCAAAACTCATTAAGCAAATTATTTGCTTCTTTTATTCTTGCTGTAAAAATTTTTTCTTCAACAATAAAAGTTTCATAGTCATTAACAGAAGGAAGAATATTGTGAATTTTACCGAATATCTCAGCAGCCTTTAAAAGATCTGTTTTATAATCTAAAGGCCTACCTTCTAAGAATTCCATTATTAATATTCCATACTCAAAATCTTCATAAGAACCATCAACATAAAAAGGTTTGGGCGTAACTTTAGAAGATTCTAATCGTTTAAGTGCATTAAACTCGTATTCAATTTGATTCTTAACATTAATTTGCGAACCTGTGTTTATTCTAAAAACAAATTTTTTATATTCATCATTAATTAAATAATTGATGTTATATTCTCCTTGAGCTAGGAAGGATATTCTGTAATCCTTTATCCCTAAAAATCTATCTATATTTCTTTTTATTAAATATTCCTTAATTCTATTTGTCATTAAATTTTTTTCCATTTTTACCACCTATCGAAAGTATAAATTTATAAGTATTTTTTGCCATTAAATACTTTGAATTTCTCTTGAAAAATTCTATTAAATCTTCCTTTGTATCTATGTCATAGCATTTTGGAACTAATTCATATGAAAGACTACATTCTTTAATATAATTTAAAGTTGATTCAAAGACGCTTTCACATCCCCATCTAATTTCATTATTGAATATTTGTTTCTTTATTTTTTTTAATCCAATCAAATAATACCCCCCATCGTAGGTAGGACCGATAACTATATCATATCTTTTTAGTTTATCAAAGGAGTCTAATATTACTTCAGAAGTAATTTCAGGGACATCAGAACCAATAATTAAAACTTTATCATATTTTTGCAGGATGAATTCTGCAGAATTATACATTCTATCCCCTATAGTTTCTCCCTGTTGTGGATAA
This portion of the Caloramator mitchellensis genome encodes:
- a CDS encoding TVP38/TMEM64 family protein, giving the protein MKKVKLLKIFMTILLVVSFFIIIQRGTFNDVSPQNIREFLGDYSYIAPIIYIIMFTFVPLTLFPDSALAIAGGMSFGIFWGSIYTIIGALCGGSLAYFLAKFLFKDLIAKLLKNKELFTTNKNGFILILTLRLIPLIPFDLISYGAGAFDIKYRDFFLATLIGIIPGVLVFANIGDKALDINSPAFYTSIIILIGLILSSKLLKKKIYKKGVNH
- a CDS encoding (Fe-S)-binding protein — protein: MKHRINSKVLEVINDFYCKCLGCNQCTDECVFLKKHIVDAKSFLFNLLNSEEINNKIPYYCFGCNACQKVCPAGINFGELFLILKKDISNYKRSPHIKHFVIHNHQKFGNSNIFSLVKGNSNVAFMPGCSLSSYSPELVEKIYMFLRSKLNEISIILKCCGNPSLSLGEEEKFKSMYNELINSIEQSKIDHIITACQSCYKTLKNNSPNLKVTSLWELLSGIDMPKLNINETFFIWDSCSAEDSIMRSIRNLAGKLGIKIENDEISYHPKCCGLGGCVHTINRELFAENVNINSSKIKTSNVLTYCAGCRDALSNTKNAFHILDLIFYKDLIFKKPNGTIKAWSNRYRLKRFMEDIHEES
- a CDS encoding phosphotransferase: MEKNLMTNRIKEYLIKRNIDRFLGIKDYRISFLAQGEYNINYLINDEYKKFVFRINTGSQINVKNQIEYEFNALKRLESSKVTPKPFYVDGSYEDFEYGILIMEFLEGRPLDYKTDLLKAAEIFGKIHNILPSVNDYETFIVEEKIFTARIKEANNLLNEFWDSTLVPSELKNFFDKFINTLIKNSYKENYFLDNKWFRINNTEVNSHNFIIGEKFYLIDWEKPVLSDPCQDITQFLAPTTTLWKSNYILTEEEKEGFYKYYENYVGKDKNIRERVKIYSPYLLLRALSWCAYAYIEYNKPEKEIKNEDTYKKINEYLQIDFLKNITRELF
- a CDS encoding TIGR04282 family arsenosugar biosynthesis glycosyltransferase, which gives rise to MMNALIIMSKAPIPGLAKTRLKCILSDDECANLQIAMLKDLFLTTEKLKNHLDIFLFYTPNEYFDLMKKLSPDYIKLYPQQGETIGDRMYNSAEFILQKYDKVLIIGSDVPEITSEVILDSFDKLKRYDIVIGPTYDGGYYLIGLKKIKKQIFNNEIRWGCESVFESTLNYIKECSLSYELVPKCYDIDTKEDLIEFFKRNSKYLMAKNTYKFILSIGGKNGKKFNDK